Proteins encoded in a region of the Triticum dicoccoides isolate Atlit2015 ecotype Zavitan chromosome 3A, WEW_v2.0, whole genome shotgun sequence genome:
- the LOC119273189 gene encoding uncharacterized protein LOC119273189 yields the protein MEEHRGEMARWLDVLVAKGVQELVFVNRPWPLDLRLPATLFSCSSLTRLYLGVWRIPDTAAVPRGARFPNLKELGHCMTVMEDRDLAFMLERSPVLESLIIMGSQTGVRLRLVSQSVRCFQLGYTYLEDIEVVDAPRLERLFQSDNFRQSGLTAPSIKNCSSKIKIGRAPNLRVLGYIRPGEQELGISNIIIVAGTKESIVPSVQILAIEVQFGCRNSVKKVPGFLRCFPNLGTLHVQSARIPKESTGKVNLKFWQECGPIKCVLQSLKKVFLYEFRGSEVKLLSSSSSRREVGCWSRWWLWWPRNVSLREVMV from the exons ATGGAGGAGCACCGCGGCGAGATGGCGCGCTGGCTCGACGTCCTCGTCGCCAAGGGAGTCCAAGAACTCGTCTTTGTCAACCGCCCTTGGCCGCTAGACCTGCGCCTCCCGGCCACGCTCTTCAGCTGCTCCTCCCTCACCCGCCTCTATCTCGGCGTCTGGAGGATCCCGGACACCGCCGCCGTACCACGCGGCGCCAGATTCCCCAACCTCAAGGAGCTCGGCCACTGCATGACTGTCATGGAGGACCGCGATCTGGCATTCATGCTTGAAAGAAGCCCCGTCCTGGAGTCCCTCATCATCATGGGGAGCCAGACCGGAGTGCGCCTGCGCCTCGTCAGCCAAAGCGTGCGGTGCTTTCAGCTGGGATATACCTACTTGGAGGACATCGAGGTGGTGGATGCACCTCGCCTGGAGAGGCTCTTCCAGTCGGATAATTTTCGCCAGAGCGGGCTCACTGCCCCCAGCATCAAGAACTGCTCTTCCAAGATCAAGATTGGGCGTGCACCTAACCTGCGTGTGCTGGGATACATTCGGCCAGGAGAGCAAGAGTTGGGGATTAGCAACATCATCATCGTG GCTGGAACAAAGGAGAGCATTGTCCCTAGTGTCCAGATTTTGGCCATAGAGGTGCAATTCGGTTGCCGCAATTCTGTCAAGAAAGTGCCTGGTTTTCTCAGATGCTTTCCTAACCTGGGGACCCTCCATGTCCAG TCCGCACGCATACCTAAAGAGTCCACTGGCAAGGTGAATCTCAAGTTCTGGCAGGAGTGCGGTCCCATCAAATGCGTACTGCAGAGCTTGAAGAAGGTGTTCTTGTACGAGTTTCGAGGGTCAGAAGTGAAGTTGCTTTCCTCAAGTTCATCGCGGAGAGAGGTGGGGTGCTGGAGCAGATGGTGGTTGTGGTGGCCAAGGAATGTTTCTCTCCGGGAAGTGATGGTTTGA